From the genome of Candidatus Neomarinimicrobiota bacterium:
AAACTGTCTCCGTCCCCGTTTCAATCATCTTGTCCAGTGCTCCGCTTTGTTCCAGCGCCCTCAGCTCGGTAAAACCGCCGATGGGTTGGCCGTGGATCAGAATTTGGGGGACGGTTCGCTGGCCGGTGAGATCCACAAGAAATTCGCGGAAATCATCCCGGCCGGTGAGATCGACGGACTCGTATTCAATGTCCTTCTCGTCCAATAAACGCTTGGCGCCCTGGCAATACGGACAAAAAACGGTGGTGTAAACTGTTACTGCAGATTCTGTGTTTTCATTCGGCATAATCGATACCTCAGTTGATGCTTGGTTAATTCTTTGGAAAAATATAATAAAATCAAAAGGGAGACTTTGTTGAGTGTCTTACATTGTTGCAATCATGTTTGTGCGCGTTTCTTTTCGTTGTATTCAGTCTGGAGCTGACCGCAAGCGGCGTTGATATCTTCACCACGACTCCACCGGACTGTCAATGGAAACGGCGCCGGATGCAACGCTCCCAGAAACGCTTCGATTTTCCGCTCCGGCGGTCGTTTATAGGAACTGTCGATATCGTTAAACGGGATCACGTTCAGTTTACAGTTAATGTCCTGGAGCATACTCTTGAGTCGTCTGGCATCACTTTCAGAATCGGAATAGCCGTCGATGAGCACATATTCGAAGGTGATTCGGTTCCCGGTCATGGCGGTATACCTTTTCGCCGCATTCAGCAGGTCACCGATAGTCCACCGTTGATTCAGTGGCATCAGTTCGGAGCGTATCTTATCTCTGGTGGCATTCAGGGAGATAGCCAGTTTGAATGGTTGTTCCTCGTTCGTATACTGGAGAATCCTGGGAAGAATTCCACTGGTGGAAATGGTAATCCGCTGGCGACCGATGTTCGGTCCCTTGTCATCATTGAAGAGATAGGCTGCCCGGATAACTTCATCGTAGTTATTAAACGGCTCGCCCATACCCATAAACACGATATTGGTGATATCGCGATCCGAATAATCCTGAAGAATACGATACTGTTCGAAAATTTCGCCGGCATCAAGATGGCGGTGAAAGCCCATTTTCCCGGTAGCGCAAAAGTCGCAGTCCACAGCGCATCCCACCTGACTGGAGAC
Proteins encoded in this window:
- a CDS encoding glutathione S-transferase N-terminal domain-containing protein — protein: MPNENTESAVTVYTTVFCPYCQGAKRLLDEKDIEYESVDLTGRDDFREFLVDLTGQRTVPQILIHGQPIGGFTELRALEQSGALDKMIETGTETVSTEG
- the rlmN gene encoding 23S rRNA (adenine(2503)-C(2))-methyltransferase RlmN translates to MRKLEKNRPLKGRTLEELSEFMQEQGEPAFRGEQLFRWIYQKGAASFDEITTLSKDLRTKLSREHSLERGTVIRQTGEGQNETVKFLIELEDGKQIEAVFIPSKDRVTICVSSQVGCAVDCDFCATGKMGFHRHLDAGEIFEQYRILQDYSDRDITNIVFMGMGEPFNNYDEVIRAAYLFNDDKGPNIGRQRITISTSGILPRILQYTNEEQPFKLAISLNATRDKIRSELMPLNQRWTIGDLLNAAKRYTAMTGNRITFEYVLIDGYSDSESDARRLKSMLQDINCKLNVIPFNDIDSSYKRPPERKIEAFLGALHPAPFPLTVRWSRGEDINAACGQLQTEYNEKKRAQT